The Candidatus Lokiarchaeota archaeon genomic sequence CAATACTGAGGGGGTTTGATGGAGAAGCGCCAAAACCAACACCTCATACCTGGGAGGAAAACATTCCAAAAATCAAGAAAGCATATGAGACCCTTGCTAATTCTTAGCAGCATATCTTCTTTGTGATATCCAGACTAGAATTCTGAAACAGTTTGTATCATTTTGGTAAGCCTATCAACAATTCGATTCCAGTTGTATTCCTTTACGCATTTCTCTCGAGCCAGCTCACCCATTTTCTTGTATGCATCTGGCTTCTCTTTCCACAAGGTATAGAACCGTTGAATTGCCTTTGCAAGAGCTCTCGGGTTGCTAGGAGGAACCATCATTCCATAGTCACGCTCAACAAAAGTTCGGGGTCCAGGGATATCAGATGTGATTACAGGAACCCCGCAAGACATTGCTTCCATAGCAACCAGCCCAAATGTCTCGCGCTTGGAGGGCATGACGAACAGGTCCGCTCTTCTGTACCGGCGTAGCAATTCTTTTTCCCCAACAAAGCCAAGATAGGAGACATTATGTGTCCTTTGAGCAAACTCGTCGACTTTTTCGGCAAGTGGTCCAGTCCCACATATTCGGAATCGAGGACGAAGTGATTCATCAAGTTCTTGATTCAGCAGGGTGATAGCTTGTATGAGTACGTCAATACCTTTCTGCTGGTCTAGTCTTCCAACAGACAGCACCTGAAAATCATTTGTTTTCTCGGATTTGGCAGGTGAAAACCAGTCAACATCGACACCATTGGGAATCAAGAAGACTTTATCCAATCCCCATTTCTTGTATGTCTCGTAGTCCTCTCTATTCAAGACATGAAATGCATCGAAGCATTCCAGAAGAGCCCGGGAAATGGTCTTAGTGTAGGTGTCTTTCAAGATCTGGCCCTGAAACATGCTAGCATGTTGTGCACTGATCACAGGTACACCTGGGGCTATAATTGTCGCCAGATTCACAAGCATATCTTGGAAAGCGTATGCATTTAGAAAATATACACAATCATGTTTCCGGATTGCTCCGCTGAGAGCTAGAAGTGATTGTCCAGAAAGCATTGGGTGATTGATCCTCTCGAAAACTGAGGAACAAGGGATTTCGATGTACCTAGCACCGGCTTGGATAATCCTCTCAACATGGTCTTTTGTTGATGTTGCTCGGTAGCTCTTCGGAATGAATGAGGTTGTCATCAAAGTGACATTAATTCCCTTTCCGACAAGACGGGGAATAACTTCGGCCAGCCATCTATCACCACCGCCACCCATTCGTGTGCTTAGAGGGTTATACATAAGCAGCTTCAGTGGGTCCGACATGGCATATCATCCGGTATGTTTCTTCGAATGCTGGTTCCTTAAGAGCGTTATTAGAGAATCGAGACATAAGACACTAAGAATAGCAGGTAGTACCCCACTAGGACGTTCGGATCTACGATTTGGCTAGGCAGTCTCTTCCTCTGATTTCTCTGGTTCAAACAGGATATTCTCCACTTTGTTGATTGGCCAATGCAGTACGGATGGAAGGAGAGACCGGGCGATTCGAAAATCGAGTTCCCGAGGTTCTCGCGAGATAATCAACAGAAGCAGGTAAACACCAAGCGAAAGAACTGCTATCAAGGCGAGACCAATAAGGCCAGGAGGGGCAATGAAGTACGTCACCAAGCCAGCAATTAAGGAAGACCCCGTGATTCGAACAACCGGTTTAGCAATCGATGAGAAGCCGCGAACCCCTTTTTGCCATAAACGACCAACCGATGTCAAAAGAAGTATGAATATGTATGAACAACGAATCAGCGCACAACCAAGCAAACCAAACCACGAAATGAGAAACCAGCAACCCACGATTTCGAGGCCAATAACCGCGATGCCAGTAACAACAAAGAACATCTTTTCCTCCATGGATCTAAGAACAGCATGCAGCCCATAGACAACCCCCCAGACCACGTACGAGAACACCAGAATGGAAAACGAAAGGGAGGCACCAGGGTAGTTTGCATATTGTGCACCGAAGAGAATCTGAAGAAAAGCATGGGAATTCAGGGCCAGTATTGCACCAGCGGGAAACAGCAAAATGAGGATGTACCGAACGAGTGTGGTAACCACCTCGCCCATGGATTTCCCCGATTCGTGTACTTCATCGGTGTTCTCCAGACCCACTCGAATCCTGGTCAAGATAGGGTACGTAGCAGAAGAAACCGTCAGTGAAACAAGACTGAACATGAAGAGTATCCGCAGAAAGACATCATACACGGCAAGAGCAGAAAGGTTCGTCAGCTGCAAGAGAATTATTCTATCAGTATTCTGAATTGTTACATCGATTGTCTGGAATGCCAAACTTGGTAGGCCAAAGGAAAGTACAGAGGTCATTCCCACATCTTTTGATTTGACATCAATTCCAGAAACCGCCGCATAACCGAAAACAAGGACAGCCACAATCTCAGCCAGCAACCACCCAAGCATGACTCCCACTACATCCCATCCCAAGAAGACAAGGGCAACCGTTCCGACGAGG encodes the following:
- a CDS encoding glycosyltransferase — its product is MSDPLKLLMYNPLSTRMGGGGDRWLAEVIPRLVGKGINVTLMTTSFIPKSYRATSTKDHVERIIQAGARYIEIPCSSVFERINHPMLSGQSLLALSGAIRKHDCVYFLNAYAFQDMLVNLATIIAPGVPVISAQHASMFQGQILKDTYTKTISRALLECFDAFHVLNREDYETYKKWGLDKVFLIPNGVDVDWFSPAKSEKTNDFQVLSVGRLDQQKGIDVLIQAITLLNQELDESLRPRFRICGTGPLAEKVDEFAQRTHNVSYLGFVGEKELLRRYRRADLFVMPSKRETFGLVAMEAMSCGVPVITSDIPGPRTFVERDYGMMVPPSNPRALAKAIQRFYTLWKEKPDAYKKMGELAREKCVKEYNWNRIVDRLTKMIQTVSEF
- a CDS encoding oligosaccharide flippase family protein, producing MAQEAAQAAKGTSVLMFQSVLTGFFRVLNLSLLTRLLLQEQMGQVAILGVIYGFLQFLGAAGLNHASPLFVPEQEAAGKLGRVKGFLKQSLGVVAASSSAIAVFILAAFPFFLGATTLSADLLLLAIIVGPFSSLEVFLDSFLLARYEVKELAAGRTLFNGVRLVGTVALVFLGWDVVGVMLGWLLAEIVAVLVFGYAAVSGIDVKSKDVGMTSVLSFGLPSLAFQTIDVTIQNTDRIILLQLTNLSALAVYDVFLRILFMFSLVSLTVSSATYPILTRIRVGLENTDEVHESGKSMGEVVTTLVRYILILLFPAGAILALNSHAFLQILFGAQYANYPGASLSFSILVFSYVVWGVVYGLHAVLRSMEEKMFFVVTGIAVIGLEIVGCWFLISWFGLLGCALIRCSYIFILLLTSVGRLWQKGVRGFSSIAKPVVRITGSSLIAGLVTYFIAPPGLIGLALIAVLSLGVYLLLLIISREPRELDFRIARSLLPSVLHWPINKVENILFEPEKSEEETA